The genomic interval CATCAGGAAGTAGAGGTGTTGTAGCAGCGTTATCTAAATATATAATTTGATTTTCCTACCTTTCATAGTAATTGCTGGATATTTTATAAGGAAATGATTTAATTCCATCAGGATTAAAAGTCCCCTTACCTGTAAGCTCTATTTTACCATTTTTTTATTCTTTTTATATGAAAAGCAATGAGATTATTCTTTAAATATCTTATAATCTTATTCAGATCAATTAATGTGATTTATTGATGGTATATTTCTAATAATAATTATATAATATTCTTAGGGAGGTTTTATTATGGTTGAAGAATATAAAAATATCTTAGTTGCAGTAGATGGTTCAGAACAAGCTTATGATGCCCTTCGTGAAGCGGTTGGCACAGCAAAATTAAATCATTCACATCTGAAAATATTGTATGTTTTAAATGATAAGTTAGCAAATATTCCAGTACATTTAGACACAATGACCTTGTATAAAAGTGTACAAGAGCATTCTGATTATGTTGTAGAGCAAGTTCAAGAATATCTTAAAGGCACAGAAGTTGATTTTGAGATTGTACGTTTAACTGGCAGCCCTAAAAGAGAAATTATTAATTATGCAAACGAAAATAATATCGATTTAGTTGTAATTGGGTCAACTGGTCTTGATGCGATTGATCGTTTTATCATTGGTTCAACAACACAGTATATTGTTAACCATGCCTCT from Lactococcus lactis carries:
- a CDS encoding universal stress protein, with protein sequence MVEEYKNILVAVDGSEQAYDALREAVGTAKLNHSHLKILYVLNDKLANIPVHLDTMTLYKSVQEHSDYVVEQVQEYLKGTEVDFEIVRLTGSPKREIINYANENNIDLVVIGSTGLDAIDRFIIGSTTQYIVNHASCNVMVIK